From bacterium:
TGGTCACGCGGATGCCCACCCCCAGCTCGCGGGCGATGATATGGGCCAGGGTGGTCTTGCCCAGGCCCGGCGGGCCGCAGAACAGGCAGTGGTCCAGAGCCTCGCCGCGCTGGCGCGCCGCCTGGACGAAGATTTCCAGCTTCTCCTTGAGCTTCGGCTGGCCGACAAACTCCTCCAGCGAGGTCGGCCTGAGGCTGCCCTCGAAGCTGTCCTCATCCTCCAGCACATCCGGCCGGGTGAGGTCCATACGGTCTTTCGGGCGGTCTTTCGGCCTGTCGCTCACAGTGGCATTCACGCTTGGGGTTAGAGGAAGAACTCAAGAAGACAGGCCCTACATCCGGCCCAGGGATTTGCGGATCAGGTCCGCGGTCTCGATTTTCTGTCCGGGCGAGTCGGCCAGCACGCGGGCGATGGCGGTCTCGGCCTGGGGGCGCGAGTAGCCCAGCGAGACCAGAGCGGCGGCGGCCTCCTCGGCCTCCCGTCCCACCGGGGCTGTGGCCTTGCCCAGCGCTGCCGCCGGGGCGATGTCGGTCAGTTTGCCCTTGAGCTCGAAAATAAGGCGTTCGGCGGTTTTCTTGCCCACTCCGGGTATCTTGCCGAACCAGGAGGCCTGCGCGCCCTCCACCGCGGATATAAGGCGCTCCACGCTCAGGCTGCTCAGGATCGACAGGGCCAGGCGCGGGCCGACCCCGGTCACCGAGATCAGGCGCTCGAACGCCTCGCGTTCCTGGCGGGAGTGGAAACCGAAAAGCTGAAGGACATCCTCGCGGACATGCAGGTAGGTCAGGAGCCGGGCGGTCTCACCCTCGGCGGGCAGTTTCTCGAAGGTGCTCAGCGGCACCGCGACCTCGTAGCCGATACCCCCGGCCGCGATCACCACGGAGGAGACATTCTTTTCGAGCAGCCGGCCTTCGATGAGAGCGATCATTTTCTTTTCAGCAGTTCCCTGAGCTGAGGCGGCAACGCGCTTTTCGAGCACCCGACCGCCGCGGGCGAGTCGCCGCGGTGAGAGTAACAGAGCGCCAGGGCCAGTGCATCCGCCGCGTCGTGGGGCTGGGGCGGCGCATCCAGCCCCAGCACGGTCATCACCATGTGCTGCACCTGCTCCTTGGAGGCATCCCCGCGCCCGACCACGGCTTTCTTGACCTCGCGCGGGCTGTACTCGCAGACTTTCAGCCCGGCCAGCGCCCCGGCCAGGATCACCACGCCGCGCACCTGTCCGATGGCCTTGAGGCTCTGCACGTTCTTGCCGTAGAACACGTCCTCCACCACCAGGGTGTCCGGCCTGTACTGCTCGATCTGCGCGCTCACGAAACGGAACACCCGCTCCAGCCGGTCGGCGAGATTCTCCTGTGCGGCGGCGCGGGTGATCGTGCAGGCGACAAAGCGCGAACTGTTGCCCTCGCGGCGGATCACGCCGCAGCCGGTGACATTTCCGCCCGGGTCCACCCCCAGGATAGTGCGTCCCGGCGCGGACTGCATCGTGTTACTCGGCCTCGAGCTTGCGCATGACATCTTCATCAATGTCGAAATTGGAGCTGACCCGCTGCACGTCATCGTGGTCCTCGATCACCTCCATCAGCTTGAGCATCTTCTCGGCGTCCTTCACACCCAGCTTGATCGTGGTCGAGGGCACCATCAGTAGCTCGGAATCCTTGACCTCGATCCCCTTGGCTGCCAGGCCGTCGCGCACCTTGTGCAACAGCTCCACCGGTACGCTGATCACGTGCAGGCCCTCCTCGGTCCACATGTCCTCGGCGCCCAGGTCGCTGGCCTCCAGCAGGACGGTGTCCTCATCATACTTGTCGGCCTCCACGTAGAGCTGGCCTTTCTGGCTGAACATCCAGGAGACGCAGCCGTTCTCGCCCATGTTGCCGCCGTGACGGGTCAGGATGTGGCGGATTTCGCTCACCGTGCGGTTCTTGTTGTCGGTGAGCACCTCGATGAACAGTGCGATGCCGCCCGGCCCGTAGCCCTCGTAGACCGCTTCCTCGTAGCTCACGCCGGGAAGCTCGCCGGTGCCTTTCTTGATCGCCCGGTCGATGTTGTCCTTGGGCATGTTGTTAGCCTTGGCCGTATCCACCGCGGTGCGGAGCCTGGGGTTGGAGTCCAGGTCGCCGCCGCCCATGCGCGCGGCCACCGAGATTTCCTTGATCAGGCGGGTGAAAATGCGGCCGCGCTTCTCATCGAGAGCACCTTTCTTACGCTTGATTGTCGCCCACTTGGAATGGCCCGACATAACGCCTCCGATGCTTTGCAGTCCACCAGTTGAAACCGGATTCGAGTTCCGGAATAATCTATTCGCTCAGTCAAGCCCTGTCGCACCGGATGTGCGACACAGACCATAACACCCGCACCGCCCGGCTGCCCCGGACGGGCGCCGCGGTGGTAAATTCCGTCTATCAAACGAATTAAGCTAATATAGCTCGCCGAAGAGCAAAAATCAATCAAAATCGCCCGGTGCGCGGCTTTACGGTTGTTTGCGCCGCGGTTTGGTGTTATCTTGACTTGCCTTCAAACAGGGGAGGGAAACGATGCAGGTGCCGTCGACTGTGATCCTGGCCGAGGACGCGCTGGGTGATGATGGAATGAGCAAGACCGCCTACGGGCTGCTGCGCTACGCCCCGGAATCGGTGCTGGCGGTGATCGACAGTCGCAACGCGGGACGCGACTGCGCCGAGGTCACGGGCATCGGAAAAGGCATCCCGGTGGTGCCCAGCCTGATCGCATGCCTGGACTTGAATCCGAAACGGTTGGTGATCGGCGTGGCCACGGCCGGAGGGGTGCTGCCGAACGGCTGGCGCGGGCAGATCAAGACCGCGCTGGAAAACGGCATGGAGGTGGTGAGCGGCATGCACGGCCTTCTGGCCGAGGACCCCGAGCTGGCCCTGCTGGCCGGACGCTGCGGGGGACGGATCACCGATCTGCGCAAGAGCCCGGATGACCTGCCGGTCGCGTTCTGCAAGGCGCAGAACGTGACCGCGGGCGTGGTCCTCACCGTGGGCACCGACTGCAACGCCGGCAAGATGACCGCCTCGCTGGAGATGCTGCGCGAGGCCGAGCGGCGCGGCATCCGCAGCGCGTTCTGCGCCACCGGGCAGACCGGGATCGCCATCGCCGGCCGCGGGATCGCGGTGGACCACACGGTGAGCGATTTCACCGCCGGCGCGGCGGAGAAGCTCGTGCTGGACGAGGGTGCGGACGAGTCGGTGCGTCTGATCTTCGTGGAGGGCCAGGGCGCGCTCTGCCAGCCCTCCTACTCCGGGGTCACGCTGGCCCTGCTGCACGGCTCCTGCCCGGATGCGATGGTCCTCTGCCACCGTGCGACCCAGGCGCGCGTGATGCACGTGGAGTGGCGCATGCCGCCGCTCACTGAACACATCGCCCTGTACGATGCCGCCATGCGCCTGGTCAAGCCCGGCTGCCGGGTGAAAGCCGTGGCGCTCAACACCCGGGGGCTGGAGGAACAGCCGGCCCGGCGGATGATCGAGGCCGCCGAGCGTCAGACCGGACTTCCCGCCACCGACCCGGTGCGTTTCGGGGCCGGGCCTCTGCTGGACGCTCTTCTCGTGAACGGCCTCCTGCCCAAACAACCGCTGTACGCGGGGCCGGAGAGTTAAAACGGCCGCTACTGCAATTTTTTAGAGAACGGACATGTGCCAATTGAGCCGGACCGGAACATTGTTAGCTGTGGCAATCCTCGCGGCGCTGGCCACCGCCTGCCAGCCGGGCCCGCGGGAGTCCGCCCTGACCGATGCCCGCAACTATAGAAAAGTAGGACAATTCGAGAACGCGGTGGCCAGCTACAAGAAAGTGCTGGAACTGGATTCCACCTGGGTGGAGGCCGCGCTGGGGCTGGGTTTCTGCCAGATCCAAGCCCAGCAGTACGATGACGCACTCAAGACATATCAAAAACTGCTAAAATCCCATCCCGAGATGGAGGAGGCCTATTTCCGGCTGGGGCAGCTCTACATCAACCGCAAGCAGTACGCCCCGGCCGTGTCCGCACTGCAGAAAGCGCTGGAGCTGGATTCCACCCGTGCCGACACCCACTACCAGTTGGGCCTGGCCCACGGGGCGACAGAGGCCTACTCCGAGGCGCTGGCCCAGTTCGAGACCGCGGTGCGCCTGGACCCGCGCCACGCGGATGCCTGGTACAACATGGGCAACCTCCTCACCCGTCAGCAAAAGTACGAGGCCGCGATCCAGGCCTATTCCCAGGTGACAAAGATAGAGCCCAAACGCCTGATGGGCTGGTACATGCTGGGGGACGCCAGCTACGCCCTGGGCCGCTATGCCGATGCCGTCCGCTATTTCCAGAAAGCCCTGGAAGTGAATTTCGGGTTCACCGCGGCCCAGGAGGCGCTCAAGCGCAGCCAGGAAAAACTGTCCGGCGCAAAGCACTGACACGGCCGCCGACCCATCTGACTCAGTTCAAGCTATCCGCAGGAAAAGCCGATATAAAAGCAGGCAAGGGCGGCGCCTGAAAACCGCCCTTGCAATATCACCCACCCGCAGGTACAATGACTGCAGAACAACTCTCAGCCATGGGGGTACGATGCGGCCCGTCCTGCGAGCCGTCCTTGCCACAGCTGTCCTTGCCGCGTGCGCCGCTGCCCTGCCGGCGGTCCTGGGCGCCGAGATCAACACCTGGACCGACCGCAACGGTGTGATCCATATCACCAACCGCCCGGCGGTCGGTGTCGGCCTCACTTCACGGCGGGTGGTGCACATCCCCGCTCCAGTCCCGCGTGTGCAGGTCGCGGAACCGGCTTACCACGACAGCAACTACGATGAACTCATCCGCCGCGCCGCCACCCGCTTCGACCTGGATTTCGACCTGGTCAAGGCCGTGATCCACGCCGAGAGCGCATTCGACCCGCGCGCGGTCAGTGGCAAGGGAGCGCGCGGGCTGATGCAGCTCATGCCCTCCACCGCGCAGGACCTGGGGGTGCAGGACACGTTCGACCCGGAGCAGAACATCCTGGGCGGCAGCCGCTACCTCAAGCAGATGCTCGAGCGCTACAATCACGATCTGCCGCTCGGCCTGGCCGCCTACAACGCAGGGCCCTCCCGAGTGGACCGCGCGGGCGGTGTGCCGCCCATCGCCGAGACCCATGACTACATCCGCAAGGTCAAGCGCCTGATGCGCCTCTACGGCTCCACCGAAGGCTCCGGGGGGAGGCTGTACCGGGTGGTGAAAAACGGGCGGGTGCTGATCACGGACCGTCCGCTGCCCTGAGTTGGCTGCGGAGTCAAAACAAGGCTGTGACATCCTCAAGGCCAAGCGGCGCGGCGCTCCGTGCCCCTTCGTTTTAGTGCCCGCGATGCCCCTATCCGGGCGGACACGTGGGTCCGCCCCTACATGAATACCAAGCAAAGCAAGCCCCCCACAAGCGGCCCCCGCGCCCTTTGGTCCT
This genomic window contains:
- the ruvA gene encoding Holliday junction branch migration protein RuvA, with product MIALIEGRLLEKNVSSVVIAAGGIGYEVAVPLSTFEKLPAEGETARLLTYLHVREDVLQLFGFHSRQEREAFERLISVTGVGPRLALSILSSLSVERLISAVEGAQASWFGKIPGVGKKTAERLIFELKGKLTDIAPAAALGKATAPVGREAEEAAAALVSLGYSRPQAETAIARVLADSPGQKIETADLIRKSLGRM
- a CDS encoding tetratricopeptide repeat protein, which encodes MAILAALATACQPGPRESALTDARNYRKVGQFENAVASYKKVLELDSTWVEAALGLGFCQIQAQQYDDALKTYQKLLKSHPEMEEAYFRLGQLYINRKQYAPAVSALQKALELDSTRADTHYQLGLAHGATEAYSEALAQFETAVRLDPRHADAWYNMGNLLTRQQKYEAAIQAYSQVTKIEPKRLMGWYMLGDASYALGRYADAVRYFQKALEVNFGFTAAQEALKRSQEKLSGAKH
- a CDS encoding lytic transglycosylase domain-containing protein, which encodes MRPVLRAVLATAVLAACAAALPAVLGAEINTWTDRNGVIHITNRPAVGVGLTSRRVVHIPAPVPRVQVAEPAYHDSNYDELIRRAATRFDLDFDLVKAVIHAESAFDPRAVSGKGARGLMQLMPSTAQDLGVQDTFDPEQNILGGSRYLKQMLERYNHDLPLGLAAYNAGPSRVDRAGGVPPIAETHDYIRKVKRLMRLYGSTEGSGGRLYRVVKNGRVLITDRPLP
- a CDS encoding DUF1611 domain-containing protein; protein product: MQVPSTVILAEDALGDDGMSKTAYGLLRYAPESVLAVIDSRNAGRDCAEVTGIGKGIPVVPSLIACLDLNPKRLVIGVATAGGVLPNGWRGQIKTALENGMEVVSGMHGLLAEDPELALLAGRCGGRITDLRKSPDDLPVAFCKAQNVTAGVVLTVGTDCNAGKMTASLEMLREAERRGIRSAFCATGQTGIAIAGRGIAVDHTVSDFTAGAAEKLVLDEGADESVRLIFVEGQGALCQPSYSGVTLALLHGSCPDAMVLCHRATQARVMHVEWRMPPLTEHIALYDAAMRLVKPGCRVKAVALNTRGLEEQPARRMIEAAERQTGLPATDPVRFGAGPLLDALLVNGLLPKQPLYAGPES
- a CDS encoding YebC/PmpR family DNA-binding transcriptional regulator, whose product is MSGHSKWATIKRKKGALDEKRGRIFTRLIKEISVAARMGGGDLDSNPRLRTAVDTAKANNMPKDNIDRAIKKGTGELPGVSYEEAVYEGYGPGGIALFIEVLTDNKNRTVSEIRHILTRHGGNMGENGCVSWMFSQKGQLYVEADKYDEDTVLLEASDLGAEDMWTEEGLHVISVPVELLHKVRDGLAAKGIEVKDSELLMVPSTTIKLGVKDAEKMLKLMEVIEDHDDVQRVSSNFDIDEDVMRKLEAE
- the ruvC gene encoding crossover junction endodeoxyribonuclease RuvC, with the protein product MQSAPGRTILGVDPGGNVTGCGVIRREGNSSRFVACTITRAAAQENLADRLERVFRFVSAQIEQYRPDTLVVEDVFYGKNVQSLKAIGQVRGVVILAGALAGLKVCEYSPREVKKAVVGRGDASKEQVQHMVMTVLGLDAPPQPHDAADALALALCYSHRGDSPAAVGCSKSALPPQLRELLKRK